A single Cryomorphaceae bacterium DNA region contains:
- a CDS encoding ABC transporter ATP-binding protein, whose translation MSLLITENIVKDYAEHRALDGVSIEVPKSSIFGLLGPNGAGKTSLIRIINQITAPDTGTVVLDGQPLQPNHIEQIGYLPEERGLYKKMKVGEQALYLARLKGMSTGDAKKKLKEWFVRMDIIDWWDKKVEELSKGMAQKVQFITTVLHEPKLLIFDEPFSGFDPINANLIKEEILRLRDNGATVIFSTHRMESVEEMCDHIALINKSQKILDGKLSEIKNEYKNDIYRIEFSGGSLPSDLPSDMVVMESGSNHARIQLQNGASSNDLLQKLIGQVQVHHFSEVVPTANDIFIQTVQNAAS comes from the coding sequence ATGAGTCTACTCATCACGGAAAACATCGTCAAAGACTATGCGGAGCACCGCGCTTTGGACGGTGTATCGATCGAAGTACCCAAGTCCTCCATCTTCGGGTTACTCGGTCCCAACGGAGCAGGAAAAACCTCTCTGATTCGTATCATCAATCAAATTACAGCGCCCGACACAGGGACTGTTGTACTCGACGGCCAGCCCCTTCAGCCCAATCACATCGAGCAAATTGGATATCTGCCTGAGGAGCGCGGACTGTACAAGAAAATGAAGGTCGGGGAACAGGCTCTATACCTGGCACGCCTTAAGGGCATGAGTACTGGGGACGCCAAAAAGAAGCTCAAAGAGTGGTTTGTCCGTATGGACATCATCGATTGGTGGGATAAAAAGGTAGAGGAACTGAGTAAGGGTATGGCGCAAAAGGTACAGTTCATTACTACCGTTTTGCACGAACCCAAACTCCTCATTTTCGATGAGCCTTTCAGCGGCTTTGATCCCATCAATGCCAACCTCATCAAGGAAGAAATCTTGCGTTTACGCGACAACGGAGCTACGGTGATCTTCTCTACGCACCGAATGGAAAGTGTGGAAGAGATGTGCGATCACATTGCGCTGATCAACAAGTCTCAGAAAATCCTCGACGGAAAGCTGAGCGAGATCAAAAACGAATACAAGAACGACATCTACCGCATTGAATTCTCCGGCGGTTCTCTTCCCTCAGACCTCCCCTCAGACATGGTGGTCATGGAAAGCGGAAGCAACCACGCGCGCATTCAATTGCAGAACGGAGCGTCTTCCAACGACTTACTCCAAAAACTCATCGGCCAAGTACAGGTGCACCATTTCTCTGAAGTGGTTCCTACCGCCAACGACATCTTTATCCAAACCGTACAAAACGCAGCATCATGA
- the dnaJ gene encoding molecular chaperone DnaJ, which yields MSDKRDYYDVLGVSKDASETEIKKAYRKLALKYHPDKNPDDKEAEGKFKEAAEAYEVLSNGDKRAKYDRFGHAGMGGGGFGGGGMNMDDIFSQFGDIFGGGSPFESFFGGGGGGRGPGRARRGSNLRIRVKLTLEEVANGTTKKVKVARMKNTGKVSYSTCPTCHGSGRVNRVTETILGRMQTASTCPTCGGDGKVVSNKEAGVNADGLERFEEVVEIKVPAGVSDGMQLNVRGKGNEGPKGGPAGDLIVVIEEVPSEELHREGSNLHYDLFISISDAALGTKVEVPTVSGKARISLDAGVQSGKILRLKGKGLPSVEHYGKGDLLVHINVWTPQNLSKEEKKFFEEFSESASAKPQPDRNNKSFFDRVKEMFS from the coding sequence ATGTCGGATAAAAGAGATTATTACGACGTTCTTGGGGTATCGAAAGATGCCAGTGAAACGGAGATCAAAAAGGCCTATCGCAAATTGGCCTTGAAGTATCATCCCGACAAGAACCCGGACGATAAGGAAGCGGAAGGCAAATTCAAGGAGGCTGCAGAGGCCTATGAAGTGCTGAGTAATGGCGACAAGCGAGCCAAGTACGATCGATTTGGTCACGCCGGTATGGGCGGTGGCGGATTCGGCGGTGGCGGCATGAACATGGACGACATCTTCAGCCAGTTCGGCGACATTTTCGGCGGAGGCTCTCCCTTTGAGAGCTTCTTCGGAGGAGGTGGTGGCGGACGTGGACCCGGGCGTGCACGTCGCGGCAGCAACCTGCGTATTCGCGTGAAACTGACCTTAGAAGAAGTAGCCAACGGCACCACTAAGAAGGTTAAGGTGGCTCGAATGAAGAATACGGGCAAGGTCAGCTACTCTACCTGCCCTACTTGTCACGGCTCTGGCCGCGTAAACCGCGTGACGGAGACTATTCTCGGTCGCATGCAAACGGCCTCTACCTGCCCTACTTGCGGTGGAGATGGTAAAGTCGTGAGCAACAAAGAAGCGGGCGTCAATGCCGACGGACTCGAGCGCTTTGAAGAAGTGGTTGAAATTAAAGTCCCGGCAGGTGTTAGCGATGGGATGCAGTTGAATGTCCGCGGCAAAGGAAACGAAGGACCCAAAGGTGGCCCGGCAGGTGACCTAATCGTGGTCATCGAAGAAGTTCCGAGTGAGGAACTACATCGCGAGGGCAGCAATCTGCACTACGATTTGTTTATCTCCATTTCGGATGCCGCTCTCGGAACCAAGGTCGAAGTTCCGACCGTTTCAGGGAAGGCGAGAATATCGCTCGATGCAGGTGTTCAAAGCGGAAAGATTCTGCGATTGAAAGGAAAGGGACTGCCCAGTGTAGAACACTATGGCAAAGGAGACCTTCTGGTTCACATCAATGTTTGGACGCCTCAAAATCTGAGCAAGGAAGAGAAGAAGTTCTTCGAGGAGTTTAGCGAAAGTGCAAGCGCCAAACCACAACCGGATCGAAACAATAAATCCTTCTTTGATCGGGTCAAGGAAATGTTTTCATAA
- a CDS encoding nucleotide exchange factor GrpE — MAKNKKHEEQEPEVAEAQVQEPGGEEAEQDASAREGQSSEAEELQKAKDKYLRLFAEFENYKKRTARERIELIGRSTEELMTALLPVMDDFDRAMKSMSETEEMAGLLEGVELIHNKFKKTLEQKGLKEMESTIGQPLDVDVHEAITQIPAPSDDLKGKVVDEVEKGYTLNDRVIRFAKVVVGQ; from the coding sequence ATGGCGAAGAATAAGAAGCACGAAGAGCAAGAACCTGAAGTAGCTGAAGCACAAGTTCAGGAACCGGGTGGAGAAGAGGCCGAACAGGATGCATCGGCCCGTGAGGGCCAATCAAGCGAAGCCGAAGAGCTTCAAAAGGCCAAGGATAAGTACCTCCGATTGTTTGCTGAGTTTGAGAATTACAAAAAGCGAACAGCACGTGAGCGCATCGAATTGATTGGACGCTCTACCGAAGAGCTTATGACGGCCCTATTGCCCGTGATGGACGATTTTGATCGAGCGATGAAGTCCATGTCAGAAACGGAAGAGATGGCAGGCTTGCTCGAAGGTGTCGAACTGATTCACAATAAGTTCAAGAAGACTTTAGAGCAAAAGGGCTTGAAAGAAATGGAGTCGACCATTGGTCAGCCCTTGGATGTTGATGTACATGAAGCCATCACGCAAATTCCAGCGCCTTCAGACGACTTGAAAGGCAAGGTAGTAGACGAGGTGGAAAAAGGATATACCCTAAATGACCGCGTGATTCGCTTCGCGAAAGTGGTCGTGGGACAATAA
- a CDS encoding TlpA family protein disulfide reductase translates to MKRILDIALLGVLLFVVVDRNCCAQNVGLNVGDMAPEIELSNTEGEVMKLSELRGKYVLIDFWASWCGPCRRENPNVVATYEAYKDYVLNGFEGFTVYSVSLDGTPRQGNPAESWNRAIAQDNLTWPYHVSELKGWSSAVVAQYRVNSIPTNYLIDGNGVIVAKNLRGAALKNKLAQIAGE, encoded by the coding sequence ATGAAAAGAATATTGGACATAGCCCTTTTGGGGGTACTCTTGTTTGTAGTTGTCGATCGCAACTGCTGCGCACAGAACGTTGGCCTCAATGTCGGCGATATGGCTCCTGAAATTGAACTGAGCAATACGGAAGGTGAAGTAATGAAGTTGAGCGAGCTCCGCGGCAAATACGTCCTCATCGATTTTTGGGCGAGCTGGTGCGGTCCTTGTCGTCGCGAAAATCCCAATGTCGTGGCGACTTATGAAGCCTATAAGGACTACGTCCTGAACGGGTTTGAAGGATTCACGGTATACAGCGTGTCTTTGGACGGGACTCCGCGTCAAGGAAATCCAGCCGAATCGTGGAACAGAGCGATTGCTCAGGACAACCTTACTTGGCCGTATCACGTGAGTGAATTGAAAGGCTGGAGCTCTGCCGTTGTAGCTCAGTACCGTGTGAACAGCATTCCGACCAACTACCTCATCGACGGGAATGGAGTCATCGTTGCGAAAAACCTTCGCGGTGCAGCCCTAAAGAACAAACTGGCTCAGATTGCCGGAGAGTGA
- the murA gene encoding UDP-N-acetylglucosamine 1-carboxyvinyltransferase translates to MSTFIINGGKPLSGSITPQGAKNEALQVICAVLLTPEKVIIRNIPNIRDVNKLIELLVDLGVKVEKLGPNDYSFHADEVNLGYLDSPAFKQKGAALRGSIMIVGPLLTRFGRGYIPRPGGDKIGRRRLDTHFIGFQNLGADFEYDDSASFYKVTSKRLQGTYMLLDEASVTGTANIVMAATMAEGETTIYNAACEPYLQQLCKMLVAMGAQIEGIGSNLLKITGVTELKGCEHRCLPDMIEIGSYIGMAAMTQSDLTIKNVAYDELGVIPNTFKRLGINLERKGEDIHIAPQAHYEIESFIDGSIMTIADAPWPGLTPDLLSVILVTCTQARGSVLIHQKMFESRLFFVDKLIDMGAQIILCDPHRATVIGLDRQAGLKPTTMTSPDIRAGISLLIAAMSADGRSTIHNIEQIDRGYENIDDRLNAIGADIIRID, encoded by the coding sequence ATGTCGACCTTCATTATAAACGGAGGAAAACCGCTCTCCGGATCCATCACCCCGCAGGGGGCGAAAAACGAAGCACTACAGGTAATATGTGCCGTACTGCTCACTCCTGAAAAGGTCATCATTCGAAACATCCCGAACATTCGCGATGTCAATAAATTGATCGAGTTACTGGTCGATTTAGGGGTGAAAGTGGAGAAGCTTGGACCCAACGATTACAGCTTCCACGCAGACGAAGTTAATCTCGGCTACTTGGACTCTCCGGCCTTCAAACAAAAGGGTGCCGCACTGCGTGGATCCATCATGATTGTAGGTCCCCTACTCACCCGATTTGGGCGAGGATACATCCCGCGACCTGGAGGTGATAAAATTGGTCGAAGAAGACTGGACACCCACTTTATCGGATTCCAAAACCTCGGTGCCGATTTCGAATACGATGATTCGGCTTCGTTCTACAAGGTGACCTCTAAGCGCCTACAAGGAACGTATATGCTCCTGGATGAAGCTTCCGTTACTGGGACGGCCAACATCGTCATGGCTGCAACTATGGCAGAAGGTGAAACCACCATTTATAACGCGGCTTGCGAGCCCTACTTGCAGCAGCTCTGTAAAATGCTGGTGGCCATGGGTGCTCAAATCGAAGGCATTGGCTCCAACTTGCTCAAGATTACTGGGGTAACCGAATTGAAAGGATGTGAGCATCGATGCTTGCCCGATATGATCGAGATTGGATCGTATATCGGCATGGCAGCCATGACCCAATCAGATTTGACGATCAAAAATGTAGCGTACGACGAATTGGGTGTTATCCCTAATACGTTTAAGCGTCTGGGAATCAACCTGGAGCGTAAGGGCGAGGACATTCACATCGCGCCGCAGGCGCATTATGAAATTGAATCCTTCATTGACGGATCCATCATGACCATTGCCGACGCTCCGTGGCCGGGCTTGACCCCTGACCTCTTGAGTGTTATTCTGGTGACGTGTACGCAGGCTCGCGGAAGCGTTTTGATTCATCAAAAGATGTTTGAAAGCCGGTTGTTCTTCGTCGATAAACTGATTGACATGGGGGCTCAAATCATCTTGTGTGATCCGCACCGTGCGACCGTTATTGGTCTTGACCGCCAGGCTGGACTTAAGCCAACCACCATGACTTCTCCGGATATTCGCGCCGGGATCTCGCTTTTGATTGCGGCTATGAGTGCCGATGGGCGTAGTACCATTCACAATATTGAGCAGATTGACCGCGGATACGAAAACATTGATGACCGCTTGAACGCTATTGGTGCGGACATCATTCGAATTGACTAA
- a CDS encoding DUF4290 domain-containing protein, translated as MMQYNTEKEKLKIPEYGRHVQQMVDYAVTIEDKEKRQKVAQAIIDVIGNLNPHLRDVPDFKHKLWDHLFIMSDFELDVESPYPKPTRDSFEERPDKIDYPQERIKYRYYGKNVIKMIETVSEMEDLEHRPQMIRQLANHMKKSYLNWNKDSVEDKVILDHLAELSAGKLALNEDQELAQSKNLVNSSGNNSNQRNNNRKRSNNNKKRNYKRRK; from the coding sequence ATGATGCAATACAATACGGAGAAAGAGAAGCTGAAAATTCCAGAGTATGGACGGCACGTGCAGCAGATGGTCGATTATGCAGTGACCATTGAGGACAAGGAAAAGCGTCAGAAAGTGGCTCAAGCCATTATCGACGTTATCGGAAACCTGAATCCGCACTTGCGCGATGTCCCTGATTTCAAGCACAAGCTTTGGGATCACTTGTTCATCATGAGTGATTTCGAATTGGATGTCGAATCACCTTATCCGAAACCCACAAGAGATTCATTCGAGGAGCGTCCAGATAAAATAGACTATCCTCAAGAACGCATCAAATACCGCTACTACGGAAAGAATGTGATCAAAATGATCGAGACGGTCAGCGAAATGGAGGATCTGGAGCATCGTCCTCAGATGATTCGACAGCTGGCCAATCACATGAAAAAAAGCTATCTGAATTGGAATAAGGATTCCGTGGAGGATAAGGTGATACTAGACCATTTAGCTGAACTGTCCGCGGGTAAACTAGCCCTTAACGAGGATCAAGAATTGGCTCAAAGCAAAAATTTGGTGAATTCCTCAGGCAACAACAGCAATCAGCGCAACAATAACCGCAAGCGCAGCAACAACAACAAGAAGAGAAATTATAAACGCCGTAAATAA
- a CDS encoding UvrD-helicase domain-containing protein: MSTEYLAQLNEPQRLAVEHTEGPLMIIAGAGSGKTRVLTYRIAHLMALGVDPFNILALTFTNKAAREMKERIERIVGGTEARNLWMGTFHSVFARILRIEADKLGYPSNFTIYDTEDSRKLISNLIKEQNLDTDIYKPKQIQGRISSFKNSLVTPQAYWDIPELQEQDSAAKRPETGNLYAMYVDRCFRAGAMDFDDLLVKTNELLNKFPDVLAKYQQRFKYLLVDEYQDTNHAQYLIVKSLASRFENICVVGDDAQSIYAFRGANIKNILNFNRDYPDALALKLEQNYRSTKMIVGAANSVIKHNQDQLQKEVWTSNKEGEKIRVYQAISDNQEGQYVAGSIWERQMRENRRLGDFAVLYRTNAQSRSIEDALRKRNIPYRIYGGVSFYQRREVKDLLAYLRLTINHNDEEAYRRVINYPKRGIGNTTLQKLTVSANDFRCSLWDLTERIDAYPQVGLTGGVQRKLINFATMVQSFKVMAETQDAFTLAQHIANETGILKELNDDQTPEGISRAENIQELLNSIKEFIEERKEGPEETRRTDLSAFLEEVSLITDQDNNEGDDRNKVSLMTIHLAKGLEFPHVYIVGLEEDLFPSMMAVNSRSDLEEERRLFYVAVTRAEESATLTYSLQRYRWGKIIDNEPSRFLEEIDDKYLDWMIPTERRNPAIPNKYKLDFNGGSRGPAARSKPAPKKPPSERPKPLGLKKNMKPLKQSERKKTSAADAPGDYVFNLPLSEGMRIAHERFGVGEVLRLEGSGPNQKAVVQFDRHGEKKLLLKFAKLKAL; the protein is encoded by the coding sequence ATGAGCACGGAGTATCTCGCACAATTAAATGAACCGCAAAGGCTGGCGGTCGAACATACAGAAGGACCTTTAATGATCATTGCAGGCGCGGGCTCCGGTAAAACGCGGGTCCTCACCTACCGCATAGCTCATTTGATGGCCCTTGGCGTAGACCCCTTCAATATTCTTGCCCTGACCTTTACCAATAAGGCGGCCCGGGAAATGAAAGAGCGGATTGAGCGCATTGTTGGAGGAACGGAAGCCCGCAACCTATGGATGGGCACCTTTCACTCTGTTTTTGCGCGGATCCTACGGATCGAAGCAGACAAACTCGGCTACCCGAGCAATTTCACGATCTACGATACGGAGGACTCTCGAAAGCTCATTTCCAACCTTATAAAAGAGCAAAACCTCGACACCGACATCTATAAGCCCAAGCAGATCCAGGGGCGCATCAGCAGCTTCAAGAACTCTTTGGTTACTCCGCAGGCCTACTGGGATATTCCGGAATTGCAGGAGCAGGATAGCGCAGCCAAAAGACCCGAGACAGGCAACCTGTACGCCATGTACGTAGATCGATGCTTCCGAGCTGGAGCTATGGACTTCGACGATTTATTGGTCAAGACTAATGAGCTGCTCAACAAATTCCCAGATGTACTTGCGAAATACCAGCAGCGATTCAAGTACTTACTGGTCGATGAGTACCAGGATACCAACCACGCACAGTACTTGATTGTGAAATCGCTCGCCAGCCGCTTCGAGAATATTTGCGTAGTGGGGGATGATGCGCAAAGTATTTATGCCTTCCGAGGAGCCAACATCAAGAACATTCTGAACTTCAACCGGGACTATCCAGATGCGCTGGCGCTGAAACTTGAACAAAACTACCGCAGTACCAAAATGATTGTAGGTGCGGCCAACTCGGTCATCAAGCACAATCAAGATCAACTGCAAAAAGAAGTATGGACTTCCAATAAAGAAGGAGAGAAGATCCGTGTCTATCAGGCCATTTCAGACAACCAAGAAGGCCAGTATGTTGCCGGTTCTATTTGGGAACGTCAAATGCGCGAAAACCGTCGCTTAGGAGACTTTGCCGTTCTGTATCGGACCAACGCCCAGTCGAGAAGCATAGAGGACGCTCTTCGCAAAAGAAATATCCCCTATCGCATTTACGGAGGGGTGAGCTTTTATCAGCGAAGGGAAGTCAAAGACCTCCTCGCCTATTTACGCTTGACCATCAACCACAACGACGAGGAAGCCTATCGGAGAGTAATCAACTACCCAAAGCGTGGAATTGGAAATACGACTCTGCAGAAGTTGACGGTTTCGGCAAACGACTTCCGATGTAGCCTTTGGGACCTAACGGAGCGAATTGATGCTTATCCACAAGTAGGGCTGACGGGTGGCGTTCAGCGAAAGCTGATCAACTTCGCAACCATGGTACAGAGCTTCAAGGTGATGGCGGAGACCCAAGATGCCTTCACGCTAGCCCAGCACATTGCAAACGAAACGGGCATACTCAAGGAGCTCAACGACGATCAGACCCCTGAAGGAATCAGTCGGGCTGAGAATATTCAGGAATTGCTCAATTCCATCAAAGAATTTATTGAAGAGCGCAAAGAAGGACCTGAAGAAACCAGACGCACGGATTTGAGTGCCTTCTTGGAAGAAGTGAGCCTCATTACGGATCAGGACAACAACGAAGGTGACGACCGGAACAAGGTGAGTTTGATGACCATTCACTTGGCGAAAGGACTGGAATTCCCTCATGTCTATATCGTGGGCTTGGAAGAGGACCTTTTCCCGAGCATGATGGCCGTGAATTCGCGCAGCGATCTCGAGGAAGAGCGTCGGCTCTTTTATGTGGCGGTTACGCGGGCTGAGGAGAGCGCAACCCTTACCTACTCGCTTCAGCGGTACCGTTGGGGAAAAATCATCGACAATGAACCCAGCCGCTTCCTAGAAGAAATTGACGACAAATACTTGGATTGGATGATTCCAACCGAGCGTCGAAACCCAGCCATTCCCAATAAGTACAAATTGGACTTTAACGGAGGAAGCAGAGGGCCTGCGGCCCGATCCAAACCCGCTCCAAAGAAACCCCCTTCGGAACGTCCAAAACCGCTCGGCCTCAAAAAGAATATGAAGCCCTTGAAGCAAAGTGAACGTAAAAAGACCAGTGCAGCGGATGCGCCAGGTGATTACGTGTTCAATTTGCCCTTGAGCGAAGGTATGCGGATTGCGCACGAGCGATTTGGTGTTGGTGAGGTTCTTCGACTGGAGGGAAGCGGACCTAATCAGAAAGCCGTGGTTCAATTTGATCGTCACGGGGAAAAGAAACTGCTCTTGAAGTTTGCCAAACTCAAGGCGCTATAG
- a CDS encoding gliding motility-associated C-terminal domain-containing protein: MTRRFLLLFSLLTGFVQAQVIAPADTFLCQGGPMSLTATYLGGGGSTTYADSIIPYFWESTPLTGSYNGPDDQHSGVVNIGFDFCFYGQTYSQVVVSTNNYLTFDLTNASGFSPWTTQAIPNPNEPLASIMGPWLDINPATGGTITYGTVGTAPFRKFVASFNNVPMFSCTSLLYKGQIVIYETTNVIETHIENLPLCSNWNGGNSVHGLHNETGTAAYTVTGRNNTPTTFTNEGRRFYGTGTTNVIWYDENFNALDTGLTVTVNPTTSTTYYLGLECGGIQDSVFVQIGSVGASFDVRDESCYAYDDGEATVLLPNNGGQWDVTWLNVFNNVLQVDNNITGSATINGLAAGAYFVEMYDQVNDCSVVDTVYINQPPPIVLNEQVMNAFCDQNNGSIDLTLTGGFGPLTFSWDDGTPTLDRENLSPGDYTIYVVDSIGCDSTITFTIANEFPVTADLSASPTSGLAPLTVNFNNLSTGGTSYGIEFGTGDSGNNPDTTYTFTENGLYTVVLYGVDSLSGCTDTTTLIIDVTSDPRVMMPNVFSPGGNFPYFNAVTANDSTANIDQFQGVIYTRWGNTIYEWSDWSTPSAGWDGTVGGSEASEGVYYYTVRATGGNGKTIEQSGHLMLIRND; this comes from the coding sequence ATGACCAGACGATTCCTCCTTTTGTTCTCCCTATTGACGGGCTTCGTACAAGCACAAGTTATTGCGCCGGCCGATACTTTTTTGTGTCAAGGCGGCCCCATGAGTTTAACGGCGACCTACCTAGGTGGCGGCGGTTCAACGACCTATGCCGACTCCATCATCCCGTACTTCTGGGAATCTACGCCCTTGACCGGTTCCTACAACGGTCCTGATGATCAGCATTCCGGGGTTGTTAATATTGGCTTCGATTTCTGTTTTTATGGACAAACCTATTCTCAGGTTGTGGTATCCACTAATAACTACCTCACTTTTGATCTGACCAACGCCAGTGGATTTTCACCGTGGACTACGCAGGCTATTCCCAATCCAAATGAACCCTTAGCTTCCATCATGGGGCCATGGCTGGATATCAATCCCGCCACCGGGGGGACTATTACCTACGGCACGGTGGGAACAGCGCCTTTCCGGAAGTTCGTGGCAAGCTTCAATAACGTGCCGATGTTCTCGTGTACCTCGCTTCTATATAAAGGTCAAATTGTCATCTACGAAACCACGAACGTAATAGAGACTCACATCGAGAACCTTCCCTTATGCTCGAATTGGAACGGGGGAAATTCCGTACATGGCCTGCATAACGAAACGGGAACAGCCGCCTACACCGTCACGGGTCGAAACAACACACCCACGACCTTTACAAATGAAGGGCGAAGGTTTTACGGAACTGGAACAACCAATGTCATTTGGTACGATGAAAATTTCAACGCACTGGATACTGGATTAACTGTGACGGTGAATCCTACGACGTCAACGACTTACTACCTCGGACTCGAGTGCGGCGGAATTCAGGATTCTGTTTTTGTTCAAATCGGCTCCGTTGGCGCCAGTTTTGATGTGCGGGACGAGTCTTGCTATGCCTATGATGACGGTGAGGCCACGGTCCTCCTTCCCAACAACGGAGGGCAATGGGATGTTACATGGCTGAACGTATTCAACAACGTTCTCCAAGTGGACAATAACATTACCGGATCCGCAACCATTAACGGTCTTGCCGCTGGAGCGTACTTTGTTGAAATGTACGATCAGGTGAACGATTGCTCAGTTGTTGATACCGTTTACATTAATCAACCTCCCCCCATCGTGCTAAACGAGCAGGTGATGAACGCTTTCTGTGATCAGAACAACGGTTCTATTGATCTGACCTTGACCGGCGGATTTGGTCCTCTAACATTTAGTTGGGACGATGGAACACCTACCTTGGATCGAGAGAACCTATCGCCTGGGGATTACACCATTTATGTAGTGGACAGTATCGGTTGCGATTCAACCATTACTTTTACCATTGCCAACGAATTTCCAGTGACGGCTGACTTGAGCGCTTCGCCAACGAGTGGACTCGCTCCTCTCACGGTCAACTTCAACAATCTATCCACTGGCGGAACAAGCTATGGAATTGAATTTGGTACGGGCGACTCTGGGAATAATCCGGACACCACTTATACCTTCACAGAGAATGGTCTTTACACCGTAGTATTATATGGTGTAGATTCCCTTTCTGGTTGTACAGACACAACAACCTTAATCATTGACGTAACGAGTGACCCGAGGGTAATGATGCCCAATGTTTTTAGTCCAGGAGGAAATTTTCCTTATTTCAATGCGGTGACGGCCAACGACAGCACGGCTAATATTGATCAGTTCCAGGGAGTTATTTACACCAGATGGGGTAATACCATCTATGAATGGTCGGACTGGTCAACGCCCTCTGCCGGTTGGGACGGCACCGTGGGTGGGTCCGAAGCTAGTGAAGGGGTTTACTATTATACAGTCCGTGCCACTGGAGGAAATGGAAAAACCATTGAACAGAGCGGTCATTTAATGCTCATTCGCAACGATTAA
- the rpsG gene encoding 30S ribosomal protein S7 produces the protein MRRRTAKKHTILPDPKFNEELVTKFVNNLMLEGKKTLAFKIFYDAIEIVDKKVEEENGLDVWKKALTNVTPGVEVRSRRVGGATFQIPTPVRDARKLSLGMKWLIKYSRLRNEKSMSEKLAGEIIAAAKEEGAAYKKKEDTHRMAEANKAFSHFRF, from the coding sequence ATGAGAAGAAGAACCGCAAAGAAGCACACAATTCTACCAGATCCTAAGTTTAACGAGGAGCTGGTAACCAAGTTTGTGAACAATCTCATGCTTGAAGGCAAGAAAACTTTGGCCTTTAAAATCTTTTATGATGCTATCGAGATAGTAGACAAGAAGGTTGAGGAAGAGAATGGGTTGGATGTTTGGAAGAAGGCATTGACTAACGTAACACCAGGTGTTGAGGTAAGAAGCCGTCGTGTTGGTGGAGCTACATTCCAGATTCCTACTCCGGTGCGAGATGCTCGTAAGCTGTCTTTGGGAATGAAGTGGTTGATCAAATATTCCAGACTCCGTAATGAGAAGTCCATGTCTGAGAAATTAGCCGGTGAGATCATCGCTGCAGCTAAGGAAGAGGGCGCAGCTTACAAGAAAAAAGAAGATACGCATAGAATGGCAGAAGCAAACAAAGCCTTCTCTCATTTTAGATTTTAA
- the rpsJ gene encoding 30S ribosomal protein S10, translating to MNQKIRIKLKSYDHNLVDKSAEKIVKTVKTTGAVVSGPIPLPTHKRIYTVLKSPHVNKKAREQFQLCAYKRLMDIYSTSSKTVDALMKLELPSGVEVEIKV from the coding sequence ATGAACCAGAAGATTAGAATAAAATTAAAGTCTTACGATCACAACTTGGTTGACAAGAGCGCTGAGAAAATCGTGAAGACGGTGAAGACTACCGGAGCTGTTGTTAGTGGTCCAATTCCACTGCCAACGCACAAACGGATCTACACTGTATTGAAGTCGCCACACGTGAACAAAAAGGCACGTGAGCAGTTTCAGCTTTGCGCATACAAGCGCCTGATGGACATCTACAGTACTTCATCTAAGACTGTAGACGCACTCATGAAGCTGGAGCTACCAAGTGGTGTGGAAGTAGAAATTAAAGTGTAA
- the rplW gene encoding 50S ribosomal protein L23 — protein MSVLIKPIITEKMTGLAEDLNQYGFLVAKSANKVEIKKAIEGKYGVSVTGVRTVNYNGKSKSRYTKGGMIEGRTNSYKKAIVSVAEGDMIDFYSNI, from the coding sequence ATGAGTGTATTGATTAAGCCGATTATTACGGAGAAAATGACAGGCCTTGCTGAGGACCTGAATCAGTACGGATTCTTGGTCGCTAAATCAGCTAATAAGGTCGAAATCAAAAAGGCTATTGAAGGGAAGTACGGGGTATCTGTAACTGGTGTTCGTACGGTGAACTACAATGGCAAGAGCAAATCTCGATATACCAAAGGAGGTATGATCGAGGGGAGAACGAACTCATATAAGAAAGCCATTGTGTCTGTCGCTGAGGGAGACATGATCGATTTCTATAGCAATATTTAA